Proteins found in one Mustela lutreola isolate mMusLut2 chromosome 10, mMusLut2.pri, whole genome shotgun sequence genomic segment:
- the COL9A2 gene encoding collagen alpha-2(IX) chain isoform X2 — MVCGIGRGGWRPLLQGLQDRRLALGRLGPGGETTDPGRGSRAEVAEDGSSDRARAAGQREGAGPWRSGWRETSDGPAPPPRETGPRSQSCAPAAPRTAEGDRPRGPRRAPPRRIFPPPGLPSRRAASAAAPGASAGRYERGPGHPSSATLLPAMAAAAAPRSLLLLLQVLGLALAQMRGPPGEPGPPGPPGPPGVPGSDGIDGDKGPPGKAGPPGPKGEPGKAGPDGPDGKPGIDGLTGAKGEPGPMGIPGVKGQPGLPGPPGLPGPGFAGPPGPPGPVGLPGEIGVTGPKGDPGPEGPSGPPGPPGKPCPTNCPAGVKGPPGLQGVKGHPGKRGVLGDPGRQGKPGPKGDVGASGEQGIPGPPGPQGIRGYPGMEGPKGETGPRGYKGMVGSIGASGSPGEEGPRGPPGQAGEKGDVGSQGVQGPQGITGPKGATGPPGIDGKDGTPGTPGMKGSAGQAGRPGNQGHQGLAGVPGQPGTKGGPGDKGEPGQQGLPGFSGPPGKEGEPGPQGEIGPRGIIGQKGDQGERGPVGQPGPQGRQGPKGEQGPPGIPGPQGLPGIKGDKGSPGKTGPRGSVGDPGVAGLRGEKGEKGESGEPGPKGQQGVRGEPGYPGPSGDAGAPGVQGYPGPPGPRGLVGDRGLPGLPGRQGVAGRDASDQHIVTVMMKMMQEQLAEVAVSAKREALGAVGMVGPPGPPGPPGYPGKQGPHGHPGPRGVPGIVGAVGQIGNTGPKGKRGEKGDQGEMGRGHPGMPGPPGIPGLPGRPGQAINGKDGARGSPGAAGEAGRPGLPGPVGLPGFCEPAACLGASAYASARLTEPGSIKGP; from the exons ATGGTCTGTGGAATTGGGCGAGGTGGGTGGAGGCCTCTGCTCCAAGGTCTGCAGGACCGAAGACTCGCTCTCGGACGCCTGGGCCCTGGAGGAGAGACGACGGACCCAGGCCGGGGCTCTCGGGCAGAAGTGGCTGAGGACGGCTCAAGTGATCGGGCGCGGGCTGCGGGTCAGCGGGAAGGTGCCGGGCCCTGGAGGTCAGGCTGGAGGGAGACCTCGGACGGCCCTGCGCCTCCTCCCAGAGAAACCGGACCACGGTCTCAGTCCTGCGCCCCGGCGGCTCCTCGGACCGCAGAGG GTGACAGACCCCGCGgcccccgccgcgccccgccccgccgcatATTCCCGCCGCCCGGCCTGCCCAGTCGGAGAGCAGCCAGCGCCGCCGCGCCGGGAGCCTCTGCGGGCCGGTACGAGCGTGGACCTGGGCACCCGTCCTCCGCGACCCTGCTGCCCGCCATggccgccgcggccgcccccCGCagcctcctgctgctcctccaggTGCTCGGGCTCGCCCTGGCGCAGATG agaGGTCCGCCCGGAGAACCGGGGCCCCCGGGCCCCCCAGGGCCGCCGGGAGTGCCTGGATCTGACGGCATCGAC GGTGACAAGGGGCCCCCGGGGAAAGCTGGCCCTCCG GGACCTAAGGGAGAGCCTGGCAAAGCGGGGCCAGATGGGCCTGACGGGAAGCCTGGGATTGAT ggTCTAACTGGAGCCAAGGGGGAGCCTGGCCCCATGGGGATCCCTGGAGTCAAG GGCCAGCCCGGTCTCCCAGGTCCCCCTGGTCTACCA GGCCCTGGCTTTGCTGGACCTCCT GGGCCACCCGGACCTGTTGGCCTCCCAGGCGAGATTGGAGTCACAGGCCCTAAG GGGGATCCTGGGCCAGAGGGGCCATCGGGGCCCCCGGGGCCACCCGGCAAACCG TGTCCAACCAACTGTCCAGCGGGGGTGAAAGGCCCCCCAGGGCTGCAGGGAGTGAAG gggCATCCTGGCAAACGTGGGGTTCTGGGAGATCCTGGCCGCCAGGGGAAGCCG GGTCCCAAAGGAGATGTGGGTGCCTCCGGAGAGCAAGGCATCCCTGGACCGCCG GGTCCCCAGGGCATCAGGGGCTACCCGGGCATGGAGGGACCCAAAGGAGAGACG GGTCCTCGTGGGTACAAAGGCATGGTGGGCTCCATTGGTGCCTCTGGGTCACCA GGTGAGGAAGGTCCACGGGGGCCACCAGGCCAAGCAGGGGAGAAGGGCGATGTG GGCAGCCAAGGTGTTCAAGGACCCCAGGGAATAACGGGCCCAAAGGGAGCAACT GGCCCTCCAGGCATCGACGGCAAGGACGGGACCCCAGGCACACCTGGCATGAAG ggCAGTGCAGGACAGGCGGGGCGGCCGGGAAACCAAGGCCACCAGGGCCTAGCG GGTGTGCCGGGCCAGCCCGGGACAAAAGGAGGTCCAGGAGACAAG GGTGAACCAGGCCAGCAGGGCCTCCCTGGATTCTCTGGTCCTCCTGGGAAGGAG GGAGAGCCAGGACCTCAAGGAGAAATCGGACCCCGAGGCATCATAGGGCAGAAG ggtGACCAGGGTGAGAGAGGGCCTGTGGGGCAGCCAGGCCCTCAAGGACGGCAG GGACCCAAAGGGGAGCAAGGCCCCCCCGGAATTCCAGGGCCCCAAGGCTTGCCAGGCATCAAGGGAGACAAG GGCTCCCCAGGGAAGACCGGACCCCGCGGCAGCGTG GGCGACCCGGGGGTGGCCGGCCTCCGGGGAGAGAAAGGCGAGAAG GGCGAGTCTGGCGAGCCGGGGCCCAAGGGACAG CAAGGAGTCCGCGGAGAACCCGGCTACCCGGGCCCCAGCGGGGATGCGGGCGCCCCAGGGGTGCAGGGCTACCCCGGGCCCCCCGGCCCTCGAGGACTGGTTGGAGACCGAGGCCTGCCCGGACTGCCCGGAAGACAGGGAGTGGCG GGTCGAGATGCCAGCGACCAGCACATTGTGACcgtgatgatgaagatgatgcaAG agCAACTGGCAGAGGTCGCTGTGAGTGCCAAGCGGGAGGCCCTGGGTGCAGTCGGGATGGTGGGTCCTCCAGGACCCCCTGGGCCTCCTGGGTATCCAGGCAAGCAGGGACCCCATGGGCACCCTGGCCCTCGGGGTGTCCCTGGCATCGTGGGAGCCGTGGGTCAGATTGGCAACACAGGGCCCAAGG GAAAGCGCGGAGAGAAGGGTGACCAGGGAGAGATGGGGCGCGGGCACCCTGGGATGCCAGGGCCCCCGGGGATCCCAG GACTCCCTGGCCGGCCCGGCCAGGCAATCAACGGCAAGGATGGAGCTCGAGGGTCCCCAGGGGCTGCGGGAGAAGCAGGCCGGCCAGGCCTGCCAGGCCCCGTGGGGCTGCCAGGCTTCTGTGAGCCTGCAGCCTGCCTTGGAGCCTCAGCCTATGCCTCCGCACGCCTCACGGAGCCTGGATCCATCAAAGGGCCATGA
- the COL9A2 gene encoding collagen alpha-2(IX) chain isoform X1 yields MVCGIGRGGWRPLLQGLQDRRLALGRLGPGGETTDPGRGSRAEVAEDGSSDRARAAGQREGAGPWRSGWRETSDGPAPPPRETGPRSQSCAPAAPRTAEGDRPRGPRRAPPRRIFPPPGLPSRRAASAAAPGASAGRYERGPGHPSSATLLPAMAAAAAPRSLLLLLQVLGLALAQMRGPPGEPGPPGPPGPPGVPGSDGIDGDKGPPGKAGPPGPKGEPGKAGPDGPDGKPGIDGLTGAKGEPGPMGIPGVKGQPGLPGPPGLPGPGFAGPPGPPGPVGLPGEIGVTGPKGDPGPEGPSGPPGPPGKPGRPGTIQGLEGSAEFLCPTNCPAGVKGPPGLQGVKGHPGKRGVLGDPGRQGKPGPKGDVGASGEQGIPGPPGPQGIRGYPGMEGPKGETGPRGYKGMVGSIGASGSPGEEGPRGPPGQAGEKGDVGSQGVQGPQGITGPKGATGPPGIDGKDGTPGTPGMKGSAGQAGRPGNQGHQGLAGVPGQPGTKGGPGDKGEPGQQGLPGFSGPPGKEGEPGPQGEIGPRGIIGQKGDQGERGPVGQPGPQGRQGPKGEQGPPGIPGPQGLPGIKGDKGSPGKTGPRGSVGDPGVAGLRGEKGEKGESGEPGPKGQQGVRGEPGYPGPSGDAGAPGVQGYPGPPGPRGLVGDRGLPGLPGRQGVAGRDASDQHIVTVMMKMMQEQLAEVAVSAKREALGAVGMVGPPGPPGPPGYPGKQGPHGHPGPRGVPGIVGAVGQIGNTGPKGKRGEKGDQGEMGRGHPGMPGPPGIPGLPGRPGQAINGKDGARGSPGAAGEAGRPGLPGPVGLPGFCEPAACLGASAYASARLTEPGSIKGP; encoded by the exons ATGGTCTGTGGAATTGGGCGAGGTGGGTGGAGGCCTCTGCTCCAAGGTCTGCAGGACCGAAGACTCGCTCTCGGACGCCTGGGCCCTGGAGGAGAGACGACGGACCCAGGCCGGGGCTCTCGGGCAGAAGTGGCTGAGGACGGCTCAAGTGATCGGGCGCGGGCTGCGGGTCAGCGGGAAGGTGCCGGGCCCTGGAGGTCAGGCTGGAGGGAGACCTCGGACGGCCCTGCGCCTCCTCCCAGAGAAACCGGACCACGGTCTCAGTCCTGCGCCCCGGCGGCTCCTCGGACCGCAGAGG GTGACAGACCCCGCGgcccccgccgcgccccgccccgccgcatATTCCCGCCGCCCGGCCTGCCCAGTCGGAGAGCAGCCAGCGCCGCCGCGCCGGGAGCCTCTGCGGGCCGGTACGAGCGTGGACCTGGGCACCCGTCCTCCGCGACCCTGCTGCCCGCCATggccgccgcggccgcccccCGCagcctcctgctgctcctccaggTGCTCGGGCTCGCCCTGGCGCAGATG agaGGTCCGCCCGGAGAACCGGGGCCCCCGGGCCCCCCAGGGCCGCCGGGAGTGCCTGGATCTGACGGCATCGAC GGTGACAAGGGGCCCCCGGGGAAAGCTGGCCCTCCG GGACCTAAGGGAGAGCCTGGCAAAGCGGGGCCAGATGGGCCTGACGGGAAGCCTGGGATTGAT ggTCTAACTGGAGCCAAGGGGGAGCCTGGCCCCATGGGGATCCCTGGAGTCAAG GGCCAGCCCGGTCTCCCAGGTCCCCCTGGTCTACCA GGCCCTGGCTTTGCTGGACCTCCT GGGCCACCCGGACCTGTTGGCCTCCCAGGCGAGATTGGAGTCACAGGCCCTAAG GGGGATCCTGGGCCAGAGGGGCCATCGGGGCCCCCGGGGCCACCCGGCAAACCG GGCCGACCTGGAACCATCCAGGGCCTGGAAGGCAGCGCGGAATTCTTG TGTCCAACCAACTGTCCAGCGGGGGTGAAAGGCCCCCCAGGGCTGCAGGGAGTGAAG gggCATCCTGGCAAACGTGGGGTTCTGGGAGATCCTGGCCGCCAGGGGAAGCCG GGTCCCAAAGGAGATGTGGGTGCCTCCGGAGAGCAAGGCATCCCTGGACCGCCG GGTCCCCAGGGCATCAGGGGCTACCCGGGCATGGAGGGACCCAAAGGAGAGACG GGTCCTCGTGGGTACAAAGGCATGGTGGGCTCCATTGGTGCCTCTGGGTCACCA GGTGAGGAAGGTCCACGGGGGCCACCAGGCCAAGCAGGGGAGAAGGGCGATGTG GGCAGCCAAGGTGTTCAAGGACCCCAGGGAATAACGGGCCCAAAGGGAGCAACT GGCCCTCCAGGCATCGACGGCAAGGACGGGACCCCAGGCACACCTGGCATGAAG ggCAGTGCAGGACAGGCGGGGCGGCCGGGAAACCAAGGCCACCAGGGCCTAGCG GGTGTGCCGGGCCAGCCCGGGACAAAAGGAGGTCCAGGAGACAAG GGTGAACCAGGCCAGCAGGGCCTCCCTGGATTCTCTGGTCCTCCTGGGAAGGAG GGAGAGCCAGGACCTCAAGGAGAAATCGGACCCCGAGGCATCATAGGGCAGAAG ggtGACCAGGGTGAGAGAGGGCCTGTGGGGCAGCCAGGCCCTCAAGGACGGCAG GGACCCAAAGGGGAGCAAGGCCCCCCCGGAATTCCAGGGCCCCAAGGCTTGCCAGGCATCAAGGGAGACAAG GGCTCCCCAGGGAAGACCGGACCCCGCGGCAGCGTG GGCGACCCGGGGGTGGCCGGCCTCCGGGGAGAGAAAGGCGAGAAG GGCGAGTCTGGCGAGCCGGGGCCCAAGGGACAG CAAGGAGTCCGCGGAGAACCCGGCTACCCGGGCCCCAGCGGGGATGCGGGCGCCCCAGGGGTGCAGGGCTACCCCGGGCCCCCCGGCCCTCGAGGACTGGTTGGAGACCGAGGCCTGCCCGGACTGCCCGGAAGACAGGGAGTGGCG GGTCGAGATGCCAGCGACCAGCACATTGTGACcgtgatgatgaagatgatgcaAG agCAACTGGCAGAGGTCGCTGTGAGTGCCAAGCGGGAGGCCCTGGGTGCAGTCGGGATGGTGGGTCCTCCAGGACCCCCTGGGCCTCCTGGGTATCCAGGCAAGCAGGGACCCCATGGGCACCCTGGCCCTCGGGGTGTCCCTGGCATCGTGGGAGCCGTGGGTCAGATTGGCAACACAGGGCCCAAGG GAAAGCGCGGAGAGAAGGGTGACCAGGGAGAGATGGGGCGCGGGCACCCTGGGATGCCAGGGCCCCCGGGGATCCCAG GACTCCCTGGCCGGCCCGGCCAGGCAATCAACGGCAAGGATGGAGCTCGAGGGTCCCCAGGGGCTGCGGGAGAAGCAGGCCGGCCAGGCCTGCCAGGCCCCGTGGGGCTGCCAGGCTTCTGTGAGCCTGCAGCCTGCCTTGGAGCCTCAGCCTATGCCTCCGCACGCCTCACGGAGCCTGGATCCATCAAAGGGCCATGA